The genomic DNA TGGCGCATCAGGATATCGGCTCCGATCTCATCCGTCAGACCTTCAAGGCGATGCTTGCCGACGATCCGGAGTGGAGCACGACGCTGCGCGTCGACATCCAGGCCTATTATGACCGCGACCCGGCCTGCGACCGCTTCATCATGCCGGTGCTCTATTTCAAGGGTTTCCATGCCATCCAGACGCACCGGCTGGCGCACTGGCTGTGGAACCAGGGCCGCAGGGACTTCGCGCTCTACCTGCAGAGCCGCTCGTCCTCGGTGTTCCAGACCGACATCAATCCGGCCGCCCGCATCGGCAAGGGCATCTTCCTCGACCACGCCACCGGCCTGGTCGTCGGCCAGACGGCCGTCATCGAGGACGATGTCTCGATCCTGCACGGGGTGACGCTTGGCGGCACCGGCAAGGCCAGCGGCGACCGTCATCCGAAGATCCGC from Mesorhizobium sp. M1E.F.Ca.ET.045.02.1.1 includes the following:
- the cysE gene encoding serine O-acetyltransferase gives rise to the protein MNSVTIARPSMVQPVDPIWRSIRDEAMEAVNRDPLLAAFLYSTILNQESLEEAVIHRLAERLAHQDIGSDLIRQTFKAMLADDPEWSTTLRVDIQAYYDRDPACDRFIMPVLYFKGFHAIQTHRLAHWLWNQGRRDFALYLQSRSSSVFQTDINPAARIGKGIFLDHATGLVVGQTAVIEDDVSILHGVTLGGTGKASGDRHPKIRRGVLIGAGAKILGNIEIGHCSKIAAGSVVLSPVPHNKTVAGVPARVVGETGCDQPSRQMDQLLPSQTMDHVVSFDI